acattttccatccgAAATCTTTCTAAATTATGCTAGGATTATAAGATTGgaaaacatattttcaaaatttgtttttttttcaaaacaaacagAACCTTGACTTTATTTCCTTCTAAAGATTTGTTCAGTGTAAGAATTAATGTTTCTGTGCTATTTTTGCAGATGCCACAGTTGAAAGTCTTGAATTTTACTGGTTGTGCTGACCTATTGATAAGCCCTGACCTGTCCTCTTTCCCAGACTTAGAGATATTGATTTTCGAACGATGTTCTCGACTAATGAAGTTAGATCCTTCCATCCGTCATTTAAAACGCTTGACTACCTTAAATTTGAGGTTCTGTGATGAACTCAATATGTTGCCAATTGAACTGGGTCACATGGAAGCTCTTAAGGAGCTCCTTATTGACGGGACTTCCATACAAGAAATTCCTGTCTCAATGGGTTACTTGGAGaaacttgagatttttagtgCCTCCAAATGTCTCCAATTAAGTCACCTGCCTGATTCAGTCTGTGGCTTGACATCTCTTTCAGTTCTCTCactggaaaatgcaaaaattactcAAATTTCTGCCTCATTCGAAAAGCTGGTGAAACTTCGGATCCTGTCTCTAAAGGGTTGTCGTTGGGTAGGGAGACTTCCAGATTCAATTTGCAATTTGGGAAACTCATTAGAGGAGTTGGATATAACAGGGACAGGCATATCTGAATTGCCCAATTCAATTACTTGCTTGGGGCATTTAAAAGTGTTAAAAATGGATTCTTGCTTCATTAGAGAATTGCCTAGAGAAATTGGAAATTTGGTCAACCTTGAAGAGTTACATGCTTCTCATTGTAGGAGTTTGAAGGGAGCCATTCCAACTGCTATTAAGAGTCTAGATCGTCTGAGGATACTGAGATTGGGACATTCCAGTATTTCTGCCATTCCTTTGAAATTGGAAGTCTTTCTTGTCTTCAGACTCTTGATTTACTTCGGTGCAACGAGATTCAAGTGCTGCCAGAGCTTCCCTCCAGATTAACTTGTCTACATGTGAGTTCTAAAAGGATGGAGGCCTTGCCAGATCTTAAGGATTTAGTGGAGTTGGAGAAGATACGTCTGGGTGATAAAGATCCTAAGGAGCTCATATGTCCCTCAACACGGATGGAGCCAAAATCCAGATCAAGTGATCTCTTAGTTGCGCACATAGTACTTCCGAAACTGAAGATGTTAGAGTTGTCTCATTCTCGAGTCAGTGAACTGCAACTTGGGCATGGTTCACTCTCATGTTCACATCTTAAGAAGCTAGTTCTATCTGGCGTGAATCTTGAGAATGTGCTGGACCTTCCCTCATCATTGTCCGTTTTATCTATTCGATGTTGTTCTTCCTTGAGACAATTGCCAGCAGTTCACCATCTGAGCAAACTATCAGAACTACATCTCATCCAATCTGCAGTAGAAGAGATTAAGGGACTTCAAGGACTAATTTCTCTGGAAATCTTGAATATTTCGCACTGTGAAATATGTAATCTCAATGGGCTTGGCCAATTAACAGATTTACGAAGTTTGATTTTGTCAGACTGTAATTCACTTGGTGGATTGCCCGATATATCAAACTTGAAGATGTTGAACGTCCTAGTAGTCCAAAGATGCAGCATGTTAGTGAATGCAAGGGAGAAAGCACAGAGCAAGTTCAGGATGCATTAAAGCTCGCAATGGAATGTTCAATAAACAGTTGATGTCCTGTGCTCCTGGAGTGGACATTTAGTTATTCACATGCCTCTTCGGACACAATCAAAACCGTATGGCTATGGGGGGCAACATCATTGAAATCCACTGTGAAATTGAGTTTGCAAACTGGCACAATTTGAAATTTGGCACCAAAAGTTTTGAGTCCTTCATCTATCAAAAGTGGAACCAAGTGCCATAAATAAGCACCCTTGCACAACTCACTGGTCATCAGATCCTTCATATTCCTCTCTCCCTCACCAATCCATCTTTCTGTCCAGTCTCTCTTATTCAACTGCCAACTTAGTCGTTTCCTGTAAATTTGGAATGATCTAACTCCATAGATATCTGGAAAATCTCAAGGAATTTTCTTGTCCCAAAAGCATATCCAATTCTAGACGATGTGCATAAGCACAATTAAGGGACACATTTGGTAGCTGTCACATGTGAAAGAACCAAACCATACGGCTGGTTGTCTGGCATTGCATGCAGGAGATGTAGATACATATATTGCATTTAGTGCAAGACATGCTTGGGCGAGGTAATGATACCAGACGATTTTCTTCTGAGATTTATCATCATAAACAGTGTCTATAGCACCCAAATCTACAATTCATTTGACTGTAAAATGTGCACCTCTTTTGCTCAAGCTCAGCGGGTAGGTAAGAAATGCACCTATTTTCCAATGATCTTTTACTCATCACCCGTGGAGAAAGACTTATGAGCCTTGTATATTTCATGCAGTCTCTTCTTCATGGAATGATGTTGTTTCTCTTGTTCAGATTAGTCTGAGAGGCAACACTAGACAGATTCTAGTCTTTAAACTGGCCCAGAATGCATCAGTTTATTACAGTTGGAGAACTCCAAATTATTAGTTCCTGGGACTCACATTTGTATTGAGaacatttcaattgttttcTTGCTGATGTAATGTGTACGACACACCCTGGATGACATGGATGCTCCTCTACTAAAATGAAAGCATCCTCACGATAAACTGCCAAGAGTGACATTTATAGTAAAACACTGATGGCAGAGAGGACGAGCCGGTTAGAAAGAATTTAGTAATGATTGTAAGTGGTTATTGATTTTGGCATCTTACTTAATCTTGGTTTAAGATCACAAATAGATTGTCTTAGGTAAATTTTGTTCAGCATGAGCTTTTTGCATGGGTATGGGACATCGGTGCCCTATCCTGTTGATCCTAGGTCAGCTTCTCACCTTTAACCTAATATGGCTTATTCCAATCCAATCATTTCTGAGTGCCCGCTGTTTTTAGCTGAATCTTTTGTCATTTGATTCCGTGAGTAAATGTGAATGGAGAGCAGGGAATTCTAATGTCCAGGTTCAGAGCGGGAAGCGTGCGTTGAGCCTGTGAGGGAAAGGTGTTCTATGAAAGGAAGAGCTTGCCGGGTTTAAGTTTGGCTTGTGGCTGCGGGGAATTCAAAACGGATGAAATCTGAATGAATTTGTGACTGGAAGATCTCATTGATTTGTACTGGGCGGACAAGAATAAACATGTCATCAGCAGCAGCTTCTCGTCTGTTATCAGGGAAGAACTTTCGGCATTTTGTAGCAGCCCAGGAGCATATACTGGAACTGTTGTTTTAGGTCAATGGTTTATTGAGtcgtaaaattttcaaaaagtacaatcaaattttaaaaaatttgtccaGTCGATGTAATTGAGCCCTTTCGATAACTCCATCCAATTACCGGCTAATGAAAATGTTAATgtgactttttaaaataatttatctcTCTTATGTGCTGATGATGTGGCTAAAAggattttttaatatgatttttatttaaattaaatgaaaaataagctaaaatttaagaagaagaagaagaaaagaagaagacaacgtAGGTGGTAGAGGTCGTTGCCGTTGCCCCACTATTGCTGGGAAGGGCCAACGATGGTGGGAGCTATAGTGGGGAACGGTCAGCAAGGGTGGGCACTAGCTAGGagcttgcaagcccttgcctaaTATGGGGAGGCTTGTAGGTCCTTGTCTATGATTGGTGAGAGTTGCCAGTCCTTTGCACATGACAACGCATTCcattaagagtttttttttttttttcagaaatagtttatttctatttctcgcTCCTAACAATTTAAGGTAAAATAACCCGTTTAGTagcgacacaaaatttctaccggaatagaaaaagaatataaatgcgtttggtaacgcaataatttctttttgtatttattcattttttattcgtATTGACAGATCGTTGCCGCGGCGGGTGATCGGCGGGTCATGCAAtggcgccggcggcggcgggcggcggcccagggcgggggcggcggtcgtgcggtggtggcggcgggcgAGCGCGGCGAGGGCGGTCGCGCTGCGCGGTGACGACGGCGGTCGTGCGGGGCGACGGGCTGGTGGGCaacgggcggcgacggccgGCGGTATCGGCGGCATCGATTGGCGACCGGcggccggtggcggcggcggtaggCGGTGGCTCCGAGCGGTTGGACAGTGGTCGCAgcaacaaaaggaaataaagaaaaataaaaagaaaatcggcttatttctagaaattgttccctgaacaagaagcaacttttttgcttctcaaaattgttcccgagaacaaaaattaaagaaattgttctctaacaaatgttttaccaaacagatttttgttcttttttttgttccggggaacaaaagaatagaaattgggagaaataaTAGCGTTACCATGCGCTACCTTAGATTAATGGTGGGGCAACAGTGATGGTGAGGGCAGCCTTGCcgcctgctttttttttttttttttttttccttcttttaagttttagatttttttttaaaatttaatttaggttTAATccgaaaaacctcaaactggtatatttatgagaaatttacccaaattaattttttgatcagtaaaaactctaaattagtacgcttatgataaatttatcacaagctaattttttgactaacaaaaacctcaaattgatatatttgtgataaatttactcccaATTAGTTTacgttaaattatattaatgccacgaaaaatcacaaattattaCATCTATGACAAACAGAAAATAAATCCCCAAATCATTACACTCATCAATTGCCATATGTCATCTATCTCAACAAtttaacggtaaaatttaacaaaaattaatagagggtaattttattacaagtgtatcaattaggattttttgtggtaaaaaaaattaacttgatgtaaatttattacaacTGCATCAATTTGGAGTATTTCTTAGTATTAACcctttaatttaaataaaattattttaaaaatcaaatttggaccaaaatgGTCCTGTTTTAACCACGTCATTACatgtagaagagagaaaatattaaaaaaaccacGTCAGTATTTTCCGTTAATTAAATTGGACAAAGTGAAGAATTGAATTGTACCGATATGATacattttaggatttaattgtatttttgtaatgtaggactcaattatattttcatgacaagttttatgatttctATTGGACAAATCCCGTTTATGTAATATCGGATAGCGATGGAACTTGGTCGGGTAGGTTTTCACTGGCTAGTgggcggagagagagagtcgcATAAAGGCTAATTTAATAAGAAATTTGGTTCTTGAAGTTCCTGCCAAGCCTTTGAAATTATCGTAGAAAAACATAAATCttggatatctttgacaaatATGGTATTAGTTTGTTTGCCATTTCAAAACCCATACTGATGCGGAGAGTTTCATATCATAAGGGCTTGTTTGGTTATCAGGAGTTAAACTTGCCGAGTGAAATCTGGATCATGATTCTCTTTATTGCCAATGTTTGGTAAATTAGAATGAGACTGAAATTGCCAAAAGAGATTTAAGGTTTAAtagacatttttaatatttaaatgcctaCTTTATCATGTAGGGATTCATGTATAATTTGAGCAAATTATTTTGATCACTTGCGATAAAAGCTGTGAAATGCTTTGCCTTTTGAATAGGGATGTATATCATAGCTTGACTTAGATTTCTCCCAAGTCATCTTGGCTGCCTACCACACAAGCTGGGAAATGCTTTACCGTTATGACAGGATGTCCATTACAGAAAATAATTGGCAAGACCACCTTGACTAAATTAATGTTTCTTTAAtccaaaagcaagcaatatgaGCATGATGAAAAGAGAGTCGATCAAGtcactcaatttctcttttcatctcgGTCTAATTTTGGATAAGATTTTGCCTCTTTACATTGACAAAACGCTAGACTAATTAATATTATTCTCATAAAACATTCGGCCAATACATAAAAAATTTGGTCAAGCAAGGGCAGCTAGACCATTATCCTTACGCAGATTTGAAAAATGGATTAGAATTTTCCTAAAATCAAGagcaaatttatttaataatgtTAATCACCAGACCAAAATGCTCCAgtcatttgagaaatttcgtTCAGAATATCATAAATTAACTTAAcgtatataattaaattttcataatttagtAATTCATCTATTAAAAGTCGCTGAATTGGAAGtttctttccttccatttttatttttgaactgAGTTGATGTTGATGGAAGTTCTTTTACcttataattcttatttttgtaaatttacaTCTAATTTCCTTCAAGGTCTATATTTGTTGATAAATACCATTCACAAATTGTATTTAATCATCTTAGAGACAGCGGTTGATGTCAATGACTTTCTAATGTGAAGAATCTGCAACTCCCACGTATCTCTATGTTAACACACTATCAACCCCTTCACTCCTCTCAGCTTCCTTTGTATTTGTGCAAATCTTTGACACTAAGCTTCCAAACTTGACATCTTTCATTATATTATTcctaatcaattttttcttaTCTGTTCCCAAATCCCAGATGGCAGTTTCTGGACCAGTGAGCATTAGATTGGTCCTATGTGGAAATTTGCTTTCATAGCCTATCAAATTCCATTTTCTAATAAAAGCATATAGCAAGATATAGGATGATTAAACAATATTTTATCCACATGACCGTTTCAAAGCATCGCATTAATCGAGTGAATACAGTTACTaaatttgaaagatattttATAACATGCTTTCATTGACTCTGATTAGCCTTCATTCTCATTTGCGTATCATTGTATCTCCTTTATGTTTCATTACATTAAACTATAATTGCTACTTCACTTATTTCTACTAATGCCATCTCGAGTCCCTTAGGCTTGTAGCCTGAACAAGCTTGAAATGAAAATCACTTAAATACGCTCAGGGACTGGCCCCATCTAACTCATGCTTGAGAAATGCGGGGCCAATTCAGATTTTCGAGCCCTGGATGTCTCCTGAATTATGTTaacttttaacattttttatttctcgtcTTTAGCGTCCATAGTGCTGGAGAGGTGGAATTTTTTTGTTctgttattttttcattttgatcttTGATGTTGAATGGGCTAGCATCCGTAAAAGTTGTCCAACATTCTCTTTCTTGCCAATGTCTGGTAAATTAGAACGAGGCACCATTTGTTGCGGAAAATATGATATTTctgaaagttatttttgaaGAATGGTTTCCTGAAaagtaaattatatttttcgtTGTTCGGttaaaatttaaagataaactagaaaatattttccaccgtttggtaagaaaaatattttcctgcatgcacttttatttaaataattttttataattttatttttttaaaatctattttttaattttttaatatatttcctttcctttttcttttttttctttctttctttccttctattCTTCTTGTTTGGCCTTGGCCGATCGCCAATCATGGCGGCAGGTGGCAATTAGCCAAggttgaaaagaagagaaggaaagaaagaaaaaaaaaaaaaagaaaaagaaaacataaaatgaaatgaaaatatgtttggtgaaagaaagaaaggtggaagaagttatggaaaatgtttttacttttgaaaagcgaaaatattttcccactTTTGAAGGTGTTTTTTTTCAATAGCAAAAACGTTTTTCTTGATTAGTTGATTTTCTATGAAACAGACGttggaaaatttagaaaacGTTTTCTTGGAAGTTATTccataaaatgaacaaaatctGAATGTAAACaaaacttgagaaaaaaaaattgttgcattATTGCATTTTCATTACTATGGAGGAAGGTCGTGGAGGAAGGTAGGAATAAGTAAGAACAAGAACAAAGtacaagttttaaaaaaaaaaacaagtggaTAATGGATCATTAGCTAAGTCATTGGTCCCGTAActtttaaatgaacaaatataAATTGGTAAGCACACTTAGCTCATTTgcttatatttttagaaatttgaaaCGATCAAATTCAAATCAATCCAGAATCAAATAGAACATGGTTGACACCATTTCCACGGCTTGAATGTCTAAATACACAGCATTTAATGGTAATCAGACGAAATACCATAGAAACCACCGCCTTTTTCTTGTTCATCAAGCGGTGGATGGCCACACTCAGCCCTCcgtacctcctcctcctctggcATCTaataggggtgagtatggtttcatgataaaacttaaaattgaagAATCAGACTAGTAGAAATCTATCAAGTTTCAAGTTCTAAGATATGTATGATAGGTTTTAGCAGATAAGTTTCAGATTCTACATAAGTGAAACTTGGAGAAtctaaaataagtttttgtgtttttctttatctACGTTTTTACGCGGTTCTGCAGTATTTTATGGCGTCCGATGATAATTGTATAATCAAGAACCGCTAGTTTAAGCTTCTATTATGATTAAAACTTTTACCTTGtagatatttaatatttttcatatgtctaaatataagttgtagTTAGTGGATTATAACAACAACCAGTGGtttcctaccaaaaaaaaaaaaaaaaaaaaacaacaacaactgGTGATTATTAAATGTGATGATTCActataatcatttaattaataatatagatagaaTCTGGATATGCAACGAGGTTCcatattccaaaaaaatgataaacatGTTCTAATGGGTAGATTTTACGTGGAGCTTGTACGGAGTCTGGAACTGCTCCTCACTAGAATTTAACGAGCAGAATTTATATGTGCATCTTCCAGAACTACTCTATTGTGTCTCTTCTGACTCTCTTTCCACTAATCTGAAATATCCTTCTTTGCTCAACCTTCGCCTACTCTTTGCTCAATCCAAGAATGTCGGCTTTGAACACATTTATAGTTAGAGTCTCCTCCCAATCGACAAAAGCTTTGTATGAGTGACAACACCACGAAGTCACTTTTGACTCGAGATGGCAAAATGTGTCTAAAACCCATATTTGATGATGCAAGTCATAAATTGATTGTCTTGAGTTTTAAAAATCATGTTTAAATAGATCATAAATGGGTTGTTTAATTAtctaaatgagtcataaataaaTTGATGGCTAGCTCATTTCTAACCtatatgaaaaaaagagaacaaactATTTTTAATTCATATCAAGTGGAGTTGGAGACATCAAgccaatttttataattttataatttttgaattttttaataatttttatttttattttttatctttcctttttctttctatctttttttttcccttataaGTCTGGCGAGGGTTGATCGACCATCACCAACCATAGGCAAGGGTTGACAACCCTTGCTGGCcttaagaagaaaaagaaagaaaatgataaaaattgtcaactaaatttatattgcatgaaAAGTTTTAgcaatatatttaaaaaaaaatcatcaaaaacaagttttcatgaatttgattaaatatggaAGGATTTTGACAATATGAATAGAGTAGATGGTTAGGGTATGAGTCAAGAAATTTGTATTATAATAAATGAGTCTATTTAGATTGAATCATTTATAACCCCGATCCGACTCTGCCATTTGACATGTATACTTTTGGCTCCCGAGTCTGTCTTTGAGATTGACTTCACCCATTTGACCTCCCCGAGATGGTGTGATGTTGTACCATGTttgaaatgaatatatatatctatatatatatatatatatatatatatatatatatatataatttatagaaaCTTTGGTCTACCTGAgataataagaaaattgtgaatcggtactatattaaatagaaaatattttttaagcaCAAATGagttaaaattaaattgtaaaACAATAAAGAGAGATGATGGGACACCTAGATCCCTGGACTGTCAAAAGTTGACACAAATGAACACTTAATTGTCAAAAGTTAcgaagtgacacttaagtgcaaaaatcgaagtaaaatggaTTACATTTAAGTGCTTTGGAGAAAATCTACTAAAACaccgatgtggcaattttctcGCGAGCTACGCGCAAAACAACGTCTTTTTGTATGCCGATGTGGCTAAATAGTgtcaaaacgatgtcgttttggtataattcaaaattttaatataataattaattaaattaaaattaaaaaaataattaattaattaatttaaaagagGGGCgggggggagagggaggagggaggcaaTTGACGGCTAAGGGTTGAGTCCTCATCGCCGCCGCCCGCCATCTCACCTCCGTTGCTAgggaggtgggggagggttgTCAGGCCTGGGGCTGGGAGCCTAGGCCGAGAGCCGGCGGCCCCAGCCGATCGGTGGCGAGGACCTGCGTGCTCTCTCACCCTGGAGCTGCAATGGCCCCCAACAGGGGCGGCCATTAGGTCGGCCGAGTAAGGCTCGGTGACCCTTGCCACCGGTTGGCTAGGGCCATCGACCCCGGCCGGGCTTGGCGCCCCAGCCCGACCATCCTCCACCTTTGGCGATGGTGGGGTGGTGGCGGTgatgagggctcagccctcggcccgtgctccctcctcctcctcctcctcctcttcctccatttttaaaaagtaaatataagttgttattataataataataataataataataataataataataataataataataataataataataataataatgatgataataataataataataataataataataataataattattattattattattactattattaatttaatttaattaattttatattatattaaaattaaagcGACGTTGTTTTGGTCGATTTAAGGGCTCTATTTTGGCTAACTATAAAACGACGACGTTTTGGGAGAATTAGAGTTGAGTTAGCTCTTCGGTGGTCACGTAGGCAagtaatattaatatttaattgtcaCGTATGATTTTTAGCTGGTTTTGCCGAGGTGGCATTCAAGTGTCCTACATTTTTATGAAAGTGGCATTTAAGTATcattttcgtaacttttggcacctAGTGTCTTATTGTGTCAATTTTTAGCACTTGAAGCGATTTTTTGCCGAGATAACGGTATCGATTATGTGTATCCGTAAGGACTAGTCCAACCTCAATATTCGAATATCCcgttttattcaaaaaaaaaagaaagggaaatgaggggtaaaaaattaagggaaaaaaccaccaaaaaccctaaactttaccaaaagtgacaaatttaccccaaacttttccgtgacatgaaaaaccccgAAGTTTActaaccgtgacacatttaccccgaACTTTCATTTGTGATAcaaaaatcctgaactttcattttctcgacatatttaccctaaatcatagggatatttttgtctttttactttttttaaatttttttctttttcttctatcttCCCTCCGTCGgctccggcggagggaagccgcgtccggcgagggaggtcccgccggcgtcgggcgagggccctcgcggcgtcgggcgaggtcgccctcgtcggcgtcagcgagggcctccctcgcagatccggcgaggccacccttgcccgacgccggcgagggcctccTCGCCGTATTCCGGCGAGGGTCCGGCGAggggaggcctcgccgacgccgacgggggtgagggcggccctcgcgggacgccggcgaggggtgccctgccggccgggcgagggctcgcgccgagcgagggcacccctcgcggCGTCGGCCCAGCGAGGGCGACCCCgcgcgagggcgaccctcgtcgggaggccctcgcccgacgccgacgagggccgccctcgcccgacgccgacaaGGGCCGCCCGCCCGTGCCGGGCGAGGTCACCCCTCATCGGCGTCGGCCcaagcgagggcgaccctcgccaaggAGGCCCTCGCGGGGACGCCGGCGAGGTGCCCTCGCCCAACGCCGATGAGGGCTGCGTCGAGCGAGGGCACCCTCGCCGCCGGCCCAGCaggggcgaccctcgccgggaGGCCCTTGCCCGACGCCGACGCGAGGGCCGCccgctgcgtcgggcgaggtcACCCCTCATTGGCGTCGGCCTGTGCGAGGGCGACCCCGCCAtggaggccctcgcccgacgccgacgagggccgcccGCCCGCTGGGCCGGGTGAGGGCACCCCCTCGCGTCCGGCGAGGGTAGCCCTCGCCGAGGGCGAGGCTTCTCACGGGGCGgcggagagaagaagaaaaaaataaaaataaaaaagaaataaaagaaaaacagaaaaataagacgaaaatgcccttaatggggtaaatgtgtcacagttttcaaagtttggggttttgtgtcacaaaaaaaaaaaaatttgaggtaaattgcCACTTTgtaaagtttggagttttttgtggtcttttcccaaaaattaatgCATATATGTCTAGCGATGTtaggacaaataaaaaattaacacGTGCCACAAAAAGTTGCGGCCCTTTTTCCCACACCTGTTAatgaaattttgataataatactaaaatattatcttttttgGTTGCCACAAAAAGTTGCGTTGACTTATGCATTCTCAAGTCTTGCATCTTCCACCGGCATTCACTTTTAATCAATCTTTTATCTGATATCCTAAGGTCCAGCTCCGGGAGGAAAGATCTCTTCGTGTAGCATCGATagcgagcgagagagggaggtgATGGCCCCCAACTCGTTTCTGTCGCCTCCTTTGTGTTGCCTGTATTATAGACGCAAGAGGAGAAATCCGGGTTAGTTCCGCtttcttgttcatttcttttgtGGGTTATGTCTGCGTGAGGATGAGGACTGTTGATTTCAGCTGGTGTATGCTCAGATCTGCATCTTCGGCGCAAATATTTCTTTGGACAACacaagaacattttttttaatcttaatttGATCTTCAAATCGGCTTAGATCTCATATCCTTTTAAGAACATCATCAATGAGCCTAGATCGGATGGGGtcaactcattttctttcctttcgtttccgttttcattttttctttcctttctaaaGCAGCTCGATTGTCTCAGATCAGAACATCCTAGTCAAGGCCTTATGCCTCCACTTTTTGCTTCGCTGCTTTGCGGGAATTATATTAATCGGAGTGGCAACTTTGTGATAGAGTTCgcctttttcattttacagaggccgccgcctcctccactGCCGCCTCCCCCGCCTCCCCCTCAGTTGCCGTCACCGCCGCCtccctccaccaccaccacccctgCCTCTGCCTCAGTCGCTGCCACCGCCACCTCTCCTCCACCGCTGCCCCTGCCTCCACCTTggtcgccgccgctgccgcctccATCATCATTGCAGTCCTCGTCGTCTTTATCATCCATCTCTACCTCATCAAGAACCAATTATgaagtgttcttgagttttagaggtcCCGATACTTGCAATGGATTTGCAGATTACTCTACACCAGCCTGATTAATGCGAGGATCAGGGTCTTTAGAGACAATAATGATCTTGATCCTGGAGAAAATATCCTGATGCAT
This genomic stretch from Eucalyptus grandis isolate ANBG69807.140 chromosome 3, ASM1654582v1, whole genome shotgun sequence harbors:
- the LOC120292069 gene encoding disease resistance protein RPV1-like, which gives rise to MRALPGTDHLNFDARDFKSTPNIRFLILDCAKVVGDFADVFPNLKWLQWRGCTRDFAATNFHVEKLVILDLSWSKVTEDWGGWRKIKMPQLKVLNFTGCADLLISPDLSSFPDLEILIFERCSRLMKLDPSIRHLKRLTTLNLRFCDELNMLPIELGHMEALKELLIDGTSIQEIPVSMGYLEKLEIFSASKCLQLSHLPDSVCGLTSLSVLSLENAKITQISASFEKLVKLRILSLKGCRWVGRLPDSICNLGNSLEELDITGTGISELPNSITCLGHLKVLKMDSCFIRELPREIGNLVNLEELHASHCRSLKGAIPTAIKSLDRLRILRLGHSSISAIPLKLEVFLVFRLLIYFGATRFKCCQSFPPD
- the LOC120292070 gene encoding putative disease resistance protein At4g19050, which gives rise to MEALPDLKDLVELEKIRLGDKDPKELICPSTRMEPKSRSSDLLVAHIVLPKLKMLELSHSRVSELQLGHGSLSCSHLKKLVLSGVNLENVLDLPSSLSVLSIRCCSSLRQLPAVHHLSKLSELHLIQSAVEEIKGLQGLISLEILNISHCEICNLNGLGQLTDLRSLILSDCNSLGGLPDISNLKMLNVLVVQRCSMLVNAREKAQSKFRMH